One genomic window of Haloferax mediterranei ATCC 33500 includes the following:
- a CDS encoding cytochrome b family protein, which yields MSNNEPENKEIRTDGTGIVAPDNETPTWSERKARKTGLSRLTYEYFERARREDQDLRTESDYVERDVLAFPTWPHETVRNLSIGAFFVGMILFLSATMPPHIGAPANPSNTPEIILPDWYLYWSFGLLKLNSLNPELAILGGQKLMADRTYGVLANGVVVGAIAIAPFLNKGSARRPVEQPFWAAVGVFGVVFALTLSLLAIKNLMPMNVDLLFDLTFLLPVVFGTVTYAVLKTMREGYMYDLNRRYYRLRPPK from the coding sequence ATGAGCAACAACGAACCCGAAAACAAGGAGATTCGAACCGACGGCACGGGTATCGTAGCCCCGGACAACGAGACGCCCACGTGGAGCGAGCGTAAGGCTCGCAAGACGGGGCTGTCCCGGCTCACCTACGAGTACTTCGAGCGCGCACGTCGTGAAGATCAGGACCTCCGCACGGAGTCCGACTACGTGGAACGTGACGTACTGGCGTTCCCGACGTGGCCACACGAGACCGTCCGGAACCTCTCTATCGGCGCGTTCTTCGTCGGGATGATTCTGTTCCTCTCGGCGACGATGCCGCCGCACATCGGCGCACCAGCGAACCCGTCGAACACGCCGGAAATCATCCTTCCCGACTGGTATCTCTACTGGTCGTTCGGCCTGCTCAAGCTGAACTCGCTGAACCCCGAACTTGCCATCCTCGGCGGCCAGAAGCTGATGGCCGACCGGACGTACGGTGTGCTCGCAAACGGTGTGGTTGTCGGCGCAATCGCTATCGCCCCCTTCCTCAACAAGGGGTCCGCACGGCGTCCCGTCGAACAGCCGTTCTGGGCGGCCGTGGGTGTCTTCGGTGTGGTCTTCGCACTGACGCTCTCGCTGCTGGCAATTAAGAACCTCATGCCGATGAACGTCGACCTGCTGTTCGACCTGACGTTCCTCTTGCCGGTCGTCTTCGGCACCGTCACCTACGCGGTGCTCAAGACGATGCGCGAGGGCTACATGTACGACCTCAACCGCCGCTACTACCGGCTCCGTCCGCCGAAGTAG
- a CDS encoding cytochrome b, producing the protein MSLERKDEYDHKAWMKKKDLTPIEATFLTTLIWLDKRFRIVDYLELLETLYYRVNLQMPKSHTEQYNLDNKFWYWYPLYTLGLFSTLAYVVAAISGALLGFYYSPATTGDPTTAYSQIEFIMRDLQFGFMLRSVHRWAAQVMVAAVFLHMLRVYFTGSYKEPRELNWLLGIVLISLTMVFGYTGYLLPWDQLAFWAGQIGVEMARAVPLAGEWVAQLLFGGFTLSQSTLQRMYIIHVFLLPFVVTTLIAIHIGIVWVQGIAEPH; encoded by the coding sequence ATGAGTCTCGAACGCAAAGACGAATACGACCACAAGGCCTGGATGAAAAAGAAGGACCTCACACCTATCGAGGCAACCTTCCTTACCACGCTCATCTGGCTGGATAAGCGATTCCGCATCGTCGACTATCTCGAGCTTCTGGAGACGCTCTACTACCGAGTCAACCTTCAGATGCCGAAGAGTCACACCGAGCAGTACAACCTCGACAACAAGTTCTGGTACTGGTACCCACTGTACACACTCGGGTTGTTCTCTACGCTCGCGTACGTCGTTGCGGCGATAAGTGGGGCCCTTCTTGGGTTCTACTACTCCCCCGCAACGACCGGTGACCCGACCACAGCCTACAGCCAGATCGAGTTTATCATGCGCGACCTGCAGTTTGGCTTCATGCTCCGTTCCGTCCACCGCTGGGCGGCACAGGTCATGGTCGCAGCCGTGTTCCTGCACATGCTCCGTGTCTACTTCACGGGGTCGTACAAGGAACCCCGCGAGCTGAACTGGCTGCTCGGAATCGTTCTGATTAGCCTGACGATGGTGTTCGGGTACACGGGATACCTTCTCCCGTGGGACCAACTCGCCTTCTGGGCCGGTCAGATCGGTGTCGAGATGGCGCGGGCCGTCCCGCTTGCCGGGGAATGGGTCGCCCAGCTCCTGTTCGGCGGTTTCACGCTGAGTCAATCGACGCTCCAACGCATGTACATCATCCACGTGTTCCTGCTCCCGTTCGTCGTGACGACACTCATCGCAATCCACATCGGCATCGTGTGGGTGCAGGGCATTGCGGAGCCGCACTGA
- a CDS encoding DUF7318 family protein, whose amino-acid sequence MSSTGSTYGDIHRYEPARESTAAAIAIVLLTIIEVVFVFLFTYGFVSGWALTDTGNMFLGGVLAVIFVDLAFILALYRKEFLPDVMIVKKRRRKWEDLYVREEDVDGVSFDGSGGGAWEQVKRAVYPYYKR is encoded by the coding sequence ATGTCCTCAACCGGAAGCACATACGGCGACATTCACCGATACGAACCGGCACGCGAGAGTACCGCGGCGGCCATTGCAATCGTCCTCCTGACGATTATCGAGGTCGTCTTCGTGTTCCTCTTCACCTACGGATTCGTCTCCGGGTGGGCGCTGACGGACACGGGTAACATGTTCCTCGGCGGCGTCCTCGCCGTCATCTTCGTGGACCTCGCGTTCATTCTCGCACTGTACCGCAAGGAGTTCCTCCCCGACGTCATGATCGTCAAAAAGCGGCGTCGCAAGTGGGAAGACCTCTACGTCCGCGAGGAAGACGTCGACGGTGTCTCCTTCGACGGCAGCGGCGGCGGTGCGTGGGAACAGGTCAAGCGCGCGGTGTACCCCTACTACAAGCGATAA
- a CDS encoding halocyanin domain-containing protein: MKRREFLRTAGGATAAATAAAGTAAAQEGGGGAQVKPDFGGYLDGVDGGYKDLRGNKEVTVKVGAAGNSGNLAFSPAGIWIDPGTTVTWEWTGEGGGHNVKMEEGPASLDSGAPVKEAGTTYEYTFEEGDAGISKYYCSPHQTLGMLGAVAVGGDVATLEVGGGGAKELHELGVPIQAHWVGSATILGILVTIIYTFFILKYGESPNTGNTGGGE; the protein is encoded by the coding sequence ATGAAAAGGCGGGAGTTTCTCCGAACGGCTGGCGGTGCGACAGCAGCCGCGACCGCTGCCGCCGGGACCGCCGCTGCGCAGGAAGGCGGCGGTGGAGCGCAGGTAAAACCCGACTTTGGTGGCTATCTCGACGGCGTTGATGGAGGTTACAAGGACCTCCGCGGCAACAAAGAGGTCACCGTCAAGGTGGGTGCCGCTGGCAACAGTGGTAACCTCGCGTTCTCACCGGCAGGCATCTGGATCGACCCCGGTACGACCGTAACGTGGGAATGGACTGGCGAAGGTGGCGGCCACAACGTCAAGATGGAAGAGGGCCCCGCGAGCCTCGACTCTGGTGCGCCCGTGAAGGAGGCTGGCACCACCTACGAGTACACCTTCGAAGAGGGTGACGCTGGCATCTCGAAGTACTATTGTTCCCCGCACCAGACGCTCGGCATGCTCGGCGCAGTCGCCGTCGGCGGCGATGTTGCGACCCTCGAAGTCGGCGGCGGTGGTGCAAAGGAACTCCACGAGCTTGGCGTTCCGATTCAGGCCCACTGGGTTGGCTCGGCGACTATCCTCGGGATTCTCGTCACCATCATTTACACGTTCTTCATCCTGAAGTACGGCGAATCACCCAATACGGGTAACACTGGAGGTGGCGAATAA
- a CDS encoding DUF7319 domain-containing protein yields MPDSSSAPADDTPSPDADADAAVSEDELETLRQEVESKYDFDNFGPADMAKMTAEEWEAAFDPDSWIVGEELLERVEQELRYRIAIREIFAILERVTENGKQRILAYSDEGYAVVYPDGSVEGEGTVLRDVKPTVALCSMDDFDVNDAPSTVRLPGPDEVAQGTGDFGNLMLQIVAFGQVIGGIALIASWPLLPKPKTIIAPVAGLGFLVIGIFLFVVVANARLSDRFRAEEYRDRLREIGVEDGTRPEFVPTFDGDGTTTPLVEGPDGEPLSSEG; encoded by the coding sequence ATGCCAGATTCGTCTTCCGCCCCGGCCGACGACACACCGTCCCCGGACGCGGATGCCGACGCTGCGGTGTCCGAGGACGAACTCGAGACTCTGCGGCAAGAAGTAGAGTCGAAGTACGACTTCGACAACTTCGGGCCGGCGGACATGGCGAAGATGACCGCCGAAGAGTGGGAAGCGGCGTTCGACCCGGATTCGTGGATTGTCGGCGAAGAACTGCTCGAACGGGTCGAGCAGGAGCTTCGCTACCGAATCGCAATTCGTGAGATCTTCGCCATTCTCGAACGTGTGACCGAGAACGGTAAGCAGCGCATCCTCGCGTACTCCGACGAGGGGTATGCAGTCGTCTACCCCGATGGGAGCGTCGAGGGTGAGGGAACCGTTCTGCGGGACGTGAAACCGACCGTCGCGCTCTGTTCGATGGACGACTTCGACGTGAACGACGCGCCGTCGACCGTCCGACTCCCTGGCCCCGACGAGGTTGCACAGGGGACCGGCGATTTCGGTAACTTGATGCTCCAGATCGTCGCGTTCGGGCAGGTAATCGGTGGAATCGCCCTCATCGCGTCGTGGCCGCTTCTCCCTAAACCGAAGACGATTATCGCGCCGGTCGCCGGTCTCGGCTTCCTCGTCATCGGTATTTTCCTCTTTGTCGTGGTAGCGAACGCTCGGCTCTCCGACCGCTTCCGGGCCGAGGAGTACCGCGACCGCCTCCGCGAAATCGGCGTCGAAGACGGCACGCGTCCGGAGTTCGTACCGACGTTTGACGGCGACGGGACGACAACGCCACTCGTCGAGGGTCCAGACGGTGAACCCCTCAGTTCTGAGGGGTAG
- a CDS encoding DUF7321 family protein: MADETILATLAAITVTASFPFYIYGAWIMIDTEIVSWDVLVYHLKIIFPGLVLNTIPVVTWMIPRLFEQLGGVSALHAILGLQAYAMLVLALTGIVRIFQAKWNANLYHDPDQDVSLDDLHENMGAWRGRLRVGVFGYVIFWILAWLLGVYRYVTGYILV, translated from the coding sequence ATGGCAGACGAGACAATCCTCGCCACGCTCGCCGCGATTACCGTCACGGCCAGCTTTCCCTTCTACATCTACGGCGCGTGGATAATGATCGACACCGAAATCGTGTCGTGGGACGTGCTCGTCTACCACCTCAAGATAATCTTCCCCGGTCTCGTGTTGAATACGATTCCCGTCGTCACGTGGATGATTCCCCGACTGTTCGAGCAACTGGGCGGGGTCAGCGCACTTCACGCAATCCTCGGGTTGCAGGCGTACGCGATGCTCGTGCTCGCGCTCACGGGTATCGTCCGTATCTTCCAAGCCAAATGGAACGCGAATCTGTATCACGACCCGGACCAAGACGTATCACTCGACGACCTCCACGAAAACATGGGTGCGTGGCGCGGTCGACTTCGGGTTGGTGTGTTCGGATACGTTATCTTCTGGATTCTCGCGTGGCTTCTCGGCGTGTACCGGTACGTGACGGGCTACATTCTGGTCTGA
- the nth gene encoding endonuclease III, whose translation MGTPLDTREAQAEEVLDRLYEEYPDTTISLNYSNRLELLIAVMLSAQCTDERVNKVTAELFEKYDDAEDYANAEQEALAEDINSITYYNNKAKYIRSACSDIIEKHDGEVPDTMSELTDLAGVGRKTANVVLQHGHDIVEGIVVDTHVQRLSRRLGLTEEESPKRIETDLMPVVPEMDWQQLTHLFISHGRAVCSARNPDCDVCVLEDICPSSKLEHQVDLASGEAW comes from the coding sequence ATGGGCACGCCACTCGACACTCGTGAGGCGCAAGCCGAGGAGGTCCTCGACCGTCTGTACGAGGAGTATCCCGATACGACCATCTCACTAAACTACTCGAACCGACTCGAACTCCTCATCGCCGTAATGCTCTCCGCGCAGTGCACCGACGAGCGCGTCAACAAGGTTACAGCGGAGTTGTTCGAGAAGTACGACGACGCCGAAGACTACGCGAACGCCGAACAAGAGGCGTTGGCCGAGGATATCAACTCCATCACCTACTACAACAACAAGGCGAAGTACATTCGAAGCGCGTGTTCCGATATTATCGAGAAACACGACGGCGAGGTGCCGGACACCATGTCCGAACTCACCGATCTCGCCGGTGTCGGTCGAAAGACCGCAAACGTCGTCCTCCAACACGGTCACGACATCGTCGAAGGCATCGTCGTGGACACACACGTCCAGCGACTCTCGCGCCGACTCGGCCTGACGGAAGAGGAGTCCCCCAAGCGAATCGAGACGGACCTCATGCCCGTCGTCCCCGAGATGGACTGGCAGCAGCTCACCCATCTGTTCATCAGTCACGGTCGCGCTGTCTGTAGCGCGCGTAACCCCGACTGCGACGTCTGCGTACTCGAAGACATCTGTCCGTCCTCGAAACTCGAACACCAAGTCGACCTCGCCAGCGGCGAGGCGTGGTGA
- the pan1 gene encoding proteasome-activating nucleotidase Pan1: MTDTVDDVDLPYDKDSASQQEKITALQERLEVLETQNEEMRDKLLDTNAENNKYQQKLERLTHENKKLKQSPLFVATVQEITDEGVIIKQHGNNQEALTEVTDEMREELEPDARVAVNNSLSIVKRLDKETDVRARVMQVEHSPEVTYEDIGGLEEQMQEVRETVEMPLDRPEMFEKVGIDPPSGVLLYGPPGTGKTMLAKAVANQTNASFIKMAGSELVHKFIGEGAKLVRDLFEVARENEPAVIFIDEIDAIASKRTDSKTSGDAEVQRTMMQLLAEMDGFDERGNIRIIAATNRFDMLDPAILRPGRFDRLIEVPKPNADGREIIFKIHTRKMNVSDDVDFVELAEMAENASGADIKAICTEAGMFAIRDDRTEIYMQDFLDAWEKIQQEAADEADISRAFA; encoded by the coding sequence ATGACCGACACTGTGGACGACGTCGACCTTCCATACGATAAGGATTCGGCGTCGCAGCAGGAGAAGATTACCGCCCTTCAAGAGCGGCTCGAAGTTCTCGAAACACAAAACGAGGAGATGCGCGACAAGCTCCTCGACACGAACGCCGAGAACAACAAGTATCAGCAGAAGCTTGAGCGGCTTACCCACGAAAACAAGAAGCTCAAGCAGTCGCCGCTTTTCGTTGCGACGGTTCAGGAAATCACCGACGAGGGGGTCATCATCAAGCAACACGGTAACAACCAAGAGGCCCTCACCGAGGTGACAGACGAGATGCGCGAGGAGTTAGAACCCGACGCGCGTGTCGCCGTGAACAACTCGCTTTCTATCGTGAAGCGACTCGACAAGGAGACCGACGTCCGGGCACGTGTCATGCAGGTCGAACACAGCCCCGAGGTCACCTACGAGGATATCGGCGGACTCGAAGAACAGATGCAAGAGGTCCGAGAGACCGTCGAGATGCCGCTCGACCGTCCCGAGATGTTCGAGAAGGTGGGTATCGACCCACCGTCCGGCGTGCTTCTCTACGGCCCGCCGGGGACCGGGAAGACGATGCTCGCGAAGGCCGTCGCCAACCAGACGAACGCTTCGTTCATCAAGATGGCTGGCTCCGAACTGGTGCACAAGTTCATCGGTGAGGGCGCGAAACTCGTCCGCGACCTGTTCGAGGTCGCCCGCGAGAACGAACCCGCCGTCATCTTCATCGACGAAATCGACGCCATCGCGTCCAAACGGACCGACTCGAAGACCTCCGGCGACGCCGAGGTCCAGCGGACCATGATGCAACTGCTCGCCGAGATGGACGGCTTCGACGAACGCGGGAACATCCGCATTATCGCGGCGACAAACCGCTTCGACATGCTCGACCCCGCTATCCTTCGTCCCGGCCGGTTCGACCGCCTCATCGAGGTGCCCAAGCCGAACGCGGACGGCCGCGAAATCATCTTCAAGATTCACACGCGGAAGATGAACGTCTCCGACGACGTGGACTTCGTGGAACTCGCCGAGATGGCCGAGAACGCCTCCGGTGCCGACATCAAGGCAATCTGTACGGAAGCCGGGATGTTCGCTATCCGCGACGACCGCACGGAGATTTACATGCAGGACTTCCTCGACGCTTGGGAGAAGATTCAGCAGGAAGCAGCGGACGAGGCGGACATCTCACGCGCCTTCGCATAA
- a CDS encoding MarR family transcriptional regulator, with product MSTTEAVERKSEPQSDDRWETVRDMPPSAKLVAKILDYEDTLTQSQIAEESLLPPRTVRYALSRLEDEGAVDSRFSFSDARKRLYTLKL from the coding sequence ATGAGCACCACCGAAGCAGTCGAACGCAAGTCCGAACCCCAGTCTGACGACCGGTGGGAGACGGTTCGAGACATGCCCCCGAGCGCGAAATTAGTCGCGAAGATACTCGATTACGAGGATACGCTCACCCAGAGCCAAATCGCCGAAGAGTCGCTTCTCCCACCACGGACCGTTCGGTACGCCCTCTCACGTCTCGAAGACGAAGGCGCTGTCGACTCTCGGTTCTCGTTTTCGGACGCGCGGAAACGACTCTACACGCTGAAGCTTTAA